The following coding sequences lie in one Agrobacterium vitis genomic window:
- a CDS encoding dihydrodipicolinate synthase family protein has translation MTQLVFKGCIPALMTPCKADRTPDFDGLVRKGKELVGLGMSGVVYCGSMGDWPLLSDEQRQEGVHRLVEAGVPTVVGTGAINTRSAVSHAAHAAKVGASGLMVIPRVLSRGSSIAAQRDHFSAVLEAGKDLPSVIYNSPYYGFATRADLFFQLRARFSNLIGFKEFGGKGDMTYAAENITSGDDGLILMVGVDTGVYHGFVNCGAAGAITGIGNALPREVLHLMALSKEAATGDPRARREAKELEEALMVLSTYDEGPDLVLHYKYLMVLNGETEYTLHFNETDALSSSQRAHLENQYALFKSWYEARYPSQR, from the coding sequence ATGACCCAACTGGTTTTCAAGGGATGCATTCCCGCTTTGATGACGCCTTGCAAGGCGGACCGAACCCCCGATTTCGACGGGCTGGTTCGCAAGGGCAAAGAGCTTGTCGGTCTGGGCATGTCGGGCGTGGTCTATTGCGGATCGATGGGTGATTGGCCGCTGCTGAGCGATGAACAGCGCCAGGAAGGCGTGCATCGGCTGGTTGAAGCCGGTGTGCCGACCGTGGTTGGAACCGGTGCGATCAACACCCGCTCAGCCGTCAGCCACGCGGCCCATGCGGCGAAAGTCGGCGCAAGCGGCTTGATGGTGATCCCACGGGTTCTGTCGCGCGGCTCTTCGATTGCCGCCCAGCGCGACCATTTTTCCGCCGTTCTGGAAGCGGGCAAGGATTTGCCCTCGGTGATCTATAACAGCCCCTATTACGGCTTTGCGACGCGCGCTGACCTGTTCTTCCAGCTGCGCGCCCGCTTTTCCAACCTGATTGGTTTCAAGGAGTTCGGTGGCAAGGGCGATATGACCTATGCGGCCGAAAACATCACCTCCGGCGACGATGGCTTGATCCTGATGGTCGGCGTCGATACCGGCGTCTATCATGGCTTCGTCAATTGCGGTGCGGCTGGCGCAATCACCGGGATCGGCAATGCTTTGCCAAGAGAAGTTCTGCACCTGATGGCCCTTTCCAAAGAGGCGGCCACGGGCGACCCACGGGCGCGCCGCGAGGCCAAGGAGCTGGAAGAGGCGCTGATGGTGCTTTCGACCTACGACGAAGGCCCGGACCTGGTGCTGCACTATAAATATCTCATGGTCCTGAACGGCGAGACCGAATATACGCTGCATTTCAACGAGACAGACGCTTTGAGTTCCTCGCAACGCGCCCATCTGGAAAATCAGTATGCGCTGTTCAAGTCCTGGTACGAAGCCCGCTACCCCAGCCAGCGGTGA
- a CDS encoding glycoside hydrolase family 38 C-terminal domain-containing protein, translated as MKTIRKLDSLLARLADLIFQPLGVSVPLRFRAAHYDERANVLNESREHWVAVTPDHIWGEPDGYYWFGGKATLPQSVDGKRIVGRIEAAFGNVMGRSDPQCLVRIDGTITQGGDANHREFLLSPAAHAGQSFDILIEAGTIEDRRQLGFAVSLHHHDLEVEEAYYDMRVPLDVARLLAEDDPRRHFILRTLDDAINAVDFRKSNESRFKASLAEARAITAAIYNAVDFEEKPVVVATGHTHIDVAWLWRVRETRQKMARSMATALALMEEFPDYRFMYNQCVLLDYLADDYPQLFERIRNHVTTGRFEIEGALWLEPDVNIAGGEALVRHILYGVAYHRKTFGVEPRMVWLPDTFGYSAALPQLMRKSGLDSFVTHKLSWNDTNRMPDDKLFWQGIDGSKVVAYFLTTQPYDSKLINTTYCPNLKPTHVMGTWKRHGQQRLGKELFLVYGHGDGGGGPTREMLQNIRRMERGIPGCPKVEHGQMRPFFERLIADMQANPDSYPTWVGELYLEFHRGTLTSVAKNKRFNRKAEIALRELETLAVMAERQAGHAYPTRQLRDLWDIVMLNQFHDILPGSSIGAVYEDSDRDYARLFAEAESLRAELLALLPTHGGDVVLNVTGRHRSGLALTHQPHASGQTLVLADGSKTHAVRLENVPPLSLSAALPCGPTPPGAVDVEPFRLANRFLDVVFDPKGRILSLHDKVRDRYIFKPGHTANRLQAFRDMPAEYDAWDIDSDFEDQSFEIDDLVSAEIVETGPLRVAIRFEWRYEASRIVQVVSLEADSRKLEFDTVIDWHEHNTLVKTGFPMALNTASIDAEIQFGHVRRATHRNTSWDRARFECSMQRWIDVSEPDFGIAFLNDCKYGYDAKGSDIRLTLLRSPTYPWPDADQGEHRLRYALLLHNGDKAVVHNAAEDFNMPLQVVATGQANVVSGDQAPPLLSIETDGITLEAVKQAEASDGYIVRLWETTGSQRHARIKLDNGITHAALVDLLEENPVAVDINEKGLDLAFQPFEILTLKLYR; from the coding sequence ATGAAAACCATACGAAAGCTCGATAGCCTGCTCGCCCGATTGGCCGATCTTATCTTCCAGCCACTCGGCGTTTCGGTGCCACTGCGGTTTCGGGCAGCACATTATGACGAGCGTGCCAACGTGCTAAACGAAAGCCGCGAGCATTGGGTGGCGGTAACACCGGACCATATCTGGGGTGAGCCGGATGGCTACTACTGGTTCGGCGGCAAGGCTACCCTGCCCCAGAGCGTGGATGGGAAGCGGATCGTCGGACGCATCGAGGCGGCTTTTGGCAATGTCATGGGCCGCAGTGATCCACAATGCCTGGTGCGGATCGATGGGACAATCACCCAGGGCGGCGATGCCAACCACCGCGAATTCCTGCTGTCACCGGCGGCCCATGCCGGTCAGAGTTTCGACATCCTGATCGAAGCGGGGACAATCGAGGATCGGCGGCAACTCGGCTTTGCCGTCAGCCTACATCACCATGATCTGGAGGTTGAAGAAGCCTATTACGACATGCGTGTGCCACTGGACGTGGCCCGCCTGCTGGCAGAAGACGACCCGCGTCGCCATTTCATTCTGCGCACGCTGGACGATGCCATCAACGCCGTGGATTTTCGAAAGAGTAATGAGAGCAGGTTCAAGGCCTCGCTTGCCGAGGCACGGGCCATCACGGCGGCCATCTACAATGCCGTTGATTTCGAGGAAAAGCCTGTCGTAGTGGCAACCGGCCATACCCATATCGATGTCGCCTGGCTCTGGCGGGTGCGGGAAACCCGGCAGAAGATGGCGCGATCCATGGCAACCGCCCTTGCCCTGATGGAGGAATTTCCCGACTACCGCTTCATGTATAACCAATGCGTGCTGCTGGACTATCTGGCTGACGACTATCCGCAATTGTTCGAGCGCATCCGCAACCATGTGACGACCGGGAGGTTTGAAATTGAAGGGGCGCTGTGGCTGGAGCCTGACGTTAATATCGCTGGTGGCGAGGCGCTGGTACGCCACATCCTCTATGGGGTCGCCTATCATCGCAAGACCTTTGGCGTCGAGCCACGCATGGTCTGGTTGCCGGACACGTTCGGCTATTCGGCAGCCCTACCGCAATTGATGCGCAAATCCGGCCTCGACAGTTTCGTCACCCATAAACTGTCGTGGAACGACACCAACCGGATGCCGGACGACAAGCTGTTCTGGCAGGGCATCGACGGCAGCAAGGTGGTCGCCTACTTCCTGACCACCCAGCCCTATGATTCCAAGCTGATCAACACCACCTACTGCCCCAACCTGAAGCCGACCCATGTGATGGGAACCTGGAAACGCCACGGCCAACAACGGCTCGGCAAGGAACTGTTTCTGGTCTATGGCCATGGCGATGGCGGCGGTGGCCCAACCCGCGAAATGCTCCAGAACATCCGCCGGATGGAGCGCGGCATACCCGGCTGCCCGAAGGTTGAACACGGACAGATGCGGCCTTTTTTCGAGCGCCTGATTGCTGACATGCAGGCCAATCCAGACAGCTATCCGACCTGGGTCGGCGAGCTTTACCTGGAATTCCATCGTGGCACGCTGACCTCCGTCGCCAAGAACAAGCGCTTTAACCGCAAAGCCGAAATCGCGCTTCGGGAATTGGAGACGCTGGCGGTGATGGCGGAGCGGCAGGCAGGTCATGCCTATCCCACCCGGCAATTGCGCGACCTGTGGGACATCGTCATGCTCAACCAGTTCCACGATATCCTGCCGGGATCGTCCATCGGCGCCGTCTATGAAGACAGTGACCGCGATTACGCCAGGCTATTTGCCGAGGCTGAAAGCCTGCGCGCCGAACTCCTGGCGCTGTTGCCAACCCATGGCGGCGATGTCGTCTTGAATGTGACCGGTCGCCATCGCTCCGGTCTGGCTCTGACCCATCAACCTCATGCCTCGGGTCAAACCCTGGTTCTAGCCGATGGATCGAAAACCCACGCCGTCCGGCTGGAAAACGTGCCGCCGCTGTCCCTGTCCGCCGCCCTGCCCTGCGGCCCGACACCGCCCGGCGCCGTTGACGTAGAACCATTTCGGCTTGCCAACCGCTTTCTGGATGTGGTGTTCGACCCCAAAGGTCGCATCCTGTCATTGCATGACAAGGTGAGAGACCGCTACATCTTCAAGCCCGGCCACACGGCCAATCGCCTCCAGGCCTTCCGCGACATGCCAGCGGAATATGATGCCTGGGATATCGATAGCGATTTTGAAGACCAGAGTTTCGAGATCGATGATCTCGTCAGCGCCGAGATTGTCGAAACCGGGCCTTTGCGCGTAGCAATCCGGTTTGAATGGCGCTACGAGGCGTCGCGTATTGTTCAGGTCGTTTCGCTGGAAGCCGACAGCAGGAAGCTGGAATTCGATACAGTCATCGACTGGCATGAGCACAATACGCTGGTCAAAACCGGCTTCCCGATGGCGCTCAACACCGCGTCAATTGATGCGGAAATCCAGTTCGGTCATGTCCGCCGCGCCACGCATCGCAACACCTCCTGGGACCGCGCCCGGTTCGAATGCTCCATGCAGCGCTGGATCGATGTGAGCGAACCCGATTTCGGCATCGCCTTCCTCAACGATTGCAAATATGGCTATGACGCAAAGGGTAGCGATATTCGCCTGACCCTGCTGCGCTCACCGACCTATCCCTGGCCGGATGCCGATCAAGGCGAGCATCGCCTGCGCTACGCCTTGCTGCTGCATAATGGCGACAAGGCCGTCGTGCATAATGCCGCCGAGGATTTCAACATGCCCTTGCAGGTCGTCGCGACCGGACAGGCTAATGTCGTATCAGGAGATCAAGCCCCGCCACTGCTGTCGATAGAAACAGATGGCATTACGCTGGAGGCGGTAAAGCAGGCAGAGGCGAGCGATGGCTATATCGTCCGCCTCTGGGAAACCACCGGAAGCCAGCGTCACGCGCGGATTAAACTCGACAACGGGATCACCCATGCCGCCCTCGTCGATCTGCTTGAGGAAAATCCGGTGGCGGTAGACATTAACGAAAAAGGGCTGGATCTTGCCTTCCAGCCCTTCGAAATTCTGACGCTGAAACTCTACAGATAG
- a CDS encoding cold-shock protein, with the protein MAIKGTVKFFNQDKGFGFITPEGGAKDVFVHISALQAAGIQTLRDGQEVTFDTEADRMGKGPKAVNIRAA; encoded by the coding sequence ATGGCCATCAAGGGCACCGTAAAATTCTTCAATCAGGACAAGGGCTTCGGCTTCATCACCCCGGAAGGCGGCGCGAAGGACGTTTTCGTTCACATTTCCGCTCTCCAGGCTGCTGGCATCCAGACGCTTCGTGATGGCCAGGAAGTTACTTTCGACACCGAAGCTGACCGCATGGGCAAGGGCCCGAAGGCTGTAAACATCCGCGCTGCGTGA
- a CDS encoding Gfo/Idh/MocA family protein, with protein sequence MQVIRKRRFALVGAGHRGTTMWGRDIVQRWGDQVELVAICDLNGLRAEQSQAHIGSSVPIYLDFDQMLAVEKPDLVIVCTRDSTHDELIVKAMEAGADVISEKPMTTTAAKIKRILHAEKRTGRRLDVSFNYRFAPTAARIKELLNSGVIGDVTSVDFHWYLNTSHGADYFRRWHAYTENSGSLFVHKATHHFDLLNWYLDSDPDLVSAFADLKHYGRNGPFRGERCRTCPHAQQCDHYFDMRKEPLLEALYEAPSKQDGYVRDACVYREDIDIPDTMVTNIRYKNGVHVSYSLNTYMPIEGHHIAFNGHKGRIELRQYEKQPWTEPPADEIVLMRNFGEVERIWVPHSSGGHYGGDDRLRNMLLKPGMNDELRQRAGARAGAMSVLCGIAALESSRSGKPVTVADVWGEDEGIGLLEQTV encoded by the coding sequence ATGCAAGTCATACGCAAGAGACGCTTTGCTCTGGTCGGCGCCGGCCATCGGGGAACGACCATGTGGGGCCGCGACATTGTCCAGCGCTGGGGCGACCAGGTCGAGCTGGTGGCAATCTGCGACCTGAACGGATTGCGCGCCGAACAGTCGCAGGCCCATATCGGCTCCTCGGTGCCGATCTACCTGGATTTCGACCAGATGCTGGCCGTTGAAAAGCCGGATCTGGTGATTGTCTGTACCCGTGACAGCACCCATGACGAGTTGATCGTCAAGGCAATGGAGGCGGGTGCCGACGTGATCAGCGAAAAGCCAATGACCACCACCGCCGCCAAGATAAAGCGCATCCTGCATGCCGAAAAGCGCACCGGGAGGCGGCTGGACGTCTCCTTCAACTATCGTTTTGCGCCGACCGCGGCCCGCATCAAGGAATTGCTGAATTCAGGCGTCATCGGCGATGTCACCTCTGTCGATTTTCATTGGTATCTCAACACCAGCCACGGCGCCGACTATTTCCGCCGCTGGCATGCCTATACCGAAAATTCCGGCAGCCTGTTCGTCCACAAGGCCACCCACCATTTCGATCTCCTGAATTGGTATCTTGATTCAGATCCCGATCTGGTCTCCGCCTTTGCCGACCTGAAGCATTATGGGCGCAATGGGCCGTTTCGCGGCGAGCGCTGTCGCACCTGTCCCCATGCGCAGCAATGCGATCATTATTTCGATATGCGCAAGGAGCCTTTGCTGGAAGCGCTTTACGAAGCGCCTTCCAAGCAAGATGGCTATGTGCGTGATGCCTGCGTCTACCGGGAGGATATCGACATTCCCGACACCATGGTCACCAATATCCGCTACAAGAACGGTGTCCATGTCTCCTATTCGCTGAATACCTATATGCCGATTGAGGGGCATCATATTGCCTTCAATGGCCACAAGGGGCGTATTGAGCTTCGCCAGTATGAAAAACAGCCCTGGACCGAGCCCCCTGCCGATGAAATCGTGCTGATGCGCAATTTCGGCGAGGTCGAGCGCATCTGGGTGCCGCATTCCTCCGGCGGCCATTACGGCGGCGACGACCGGCTGCGCAATATGCTGCTGAAGCCCGGCATGAATGACGAATTGCGCCAGCGCGCTGGCGCAAGGGCTGGGGCCATGTCGGTTCTGTGCGGGATTGCCGCGCTGGAAAGCAGCCGCAGCGGCAAGCCCGTCACTGTTGCCGATGTATGGGGTGAGGATGAAGGGATCGGCCTTCTGGAGCAGACGGTTTAA
- a CDS encoding ABC transporter substrate-binding protein — protein sequence MMTKFSRRTVLAGMGLTMPLICMGAVGARAATNLRFLWWGSKERNDRTFKVIEAYKAKNSGTAIAGESFGWDNYWTRLATQTAGGNAPDLIQMDYRYIFEYARRGTLLDLTPYMGKTLKIDDFGAANIDAGKVGGKLYGVNLGVNSVTALVNKAAWQETGVDALHEGMTWEEFGEACAKVSAAKKRRGFYGTQDGSVGESNLECWLRQRGKALYTADGAIGFDQADITEWFKFWAWMRKIKACVPADIQALDQLNVENNMVTLNKAAVGFVNSNQFIAFQAVNKDPLTLMSYPETKGGKPGHYLKPSMLISVSAASANKDAAVDFVNFLVEDKDAALALGIERGIPASTTMREALEPTLNDQSKEILDYIARLTPHVGPLPPPPPNGAGENQMLIKKIGEEVGFGRLSPEDGAAKFVDQAAANLKRG from the coding sequence ATGATGACAAAATTCAGCAGACGAACCGTCCTTGCTGGCATGGGTCTGACAATGCCGCTGATCTGCATGGGTGCAGTTGGCGCAAGGGCGGCCACGAACCTGCGATTTTTGTGGTGGGGCTCCAAGGAGCGTAACGACCGAACGTTCAAGGTCATCGAGGCCTATAAGGCCAAGAACAGCGGCACAGCCATCGCTGGCGAGTCTTTCGGCTGGGACAATTACTGGACACGTCTGGCCACCCAGACGGCAGGCGGCAATGCGCCCGACCTGATCCAGATGGATTACCGCTATATTTTCGAATATGCGCGGCGCGGTACGCTCCTTGATCTGACGCCCTATATGGGAAAAACGCTGAAAATCGACGATTTCGGCGCGGCCAATATCGATGCAGGCAAGGTTGGCGGCAAGCTCTATGGTGTCAATCTCGGCGTTAATTCCGTTACTGCGCTCGTTAACAAGGCGGCGTGGCAGGAAACCGGCGTTGACGCGCTGCATGAGGGCATGACCTGGGAAGAATTCGGCGAGGCCTGCGCCAAGGTGTCCGCCGCGAAGAAGCGCCGGGGCTTTTATGGAACGCAGGACGGCAGCGTTGGCGAAAGCAATCTGGAATGCTGGCTGCGTCAGCGCGGCAAGGCGCTTTATACGGCGGATGGCGCCATCGGTTTCGACCAGGCTGATATAACGGAATGGTTCAAATTCTGGGCCTGGATGCGTAAGATCAAGGCCTGCGTGCCCGCCGATATCCAGGCGCTCGACCAGCTCAATGTCGAAAACAATATGGTGACATTGAACAAGGCGGCCGTTGGCTTCGTCAATTCAAATCAGTTCATCGCCTTCCAGGCTGTCAATAAGGACCCATTGACCTTGATGAGCTATCCCGAAACCAAGGGTGGCAAGCCTGGGCATTATCTGAAGCCCTCTATGCTGATTTCGGTCTCCGCCGCATCCGCCAACAAGGACGCTGCCGTCGATTTCGTCAATTTCCTGGTTGAGGACAAGGATGCGGCGCTGGCGCTCGGGATCGAGCGGGGCATTCCGGCATCGACGACCATGCGCGAGGCCCTGGAGCCGACGCTGAACGACCAGTCCAAGGAAATTCTTGACTATATCGCCCGGCTGACGCCGCATGTCGGTCCGCTTCCGCCGCCGCCGCCAAATGGCGCGGGTGAAAACCAGATGTTGATCAAGAAGATCGGCGAAGAAGTCGGCTTTGGGCGACTTTCGCCGGAAGACGGCGCGGCGAAATTCGTCGATCAGGCGGCTGCCAATCTGAAACGGGGTTGA
- a CDS encoding ThuA domain-containing protein, translating into MTIKTVVWGENIHEHLNEVVGNLYPEGMHTAIAKALNRDSDIEATTATLQEPEHGLSTERLEQTDVLIWWGHKDHGSVRDEIVERVVARVHEGMGLIVLHSGHFAKPFKRLMGTPCALKWREAGERERVWTVNPGHPIAAGIPEQFVLENEEMYGEFFSVPEPLETVFISWFSGGEIFRSGLTWRRGAGNIFYFRPGHETYPTYHNETIQQVISNAVKWAYNPRPALKSIHDAPNVPVDQALEPIQERGPKLHKAGEAGYR; encoded by the coding sequence GTGACGATCAAGACGGTTGTCTGGGGTGAGAATATTCATGAGCACCTCAATGAAGTGGTGGGAAATCTTTATCCGGAAGGCATGCATACAGCCATTGCCAAGGCTTTGAACCGGGACAGCGACATCGAGGCCACGACCGCAACCTTGCAGGAGCCCGAGCATGGCCTGAGCACTGAGCGCCTGGAGCAGACCGACGTGCTGATCTGGTGGGGCCACAAGGATCATGGCAGCGTCCGCGACGAGATCGTCGAGCGGGTTGTCGCCCGCGTCCATGAAGGCATGGGCCTGATCGTCCTGCATTCCGGCCATTTCGCCAAGCCGTTCAAACGGCTGATGGGCACGCCCTGCGCCTTGAAATGGCGTGAAGCCGGTGAGCGCGAGCGCGTCTGGACCGTCAATCCCGGCCATCCGATTGCGGCTGGCATACCCGAACAATTCGTGCTGGAAAACGAGGAAATGTACGGCGAGTTCTTTTCCGTGCCGGAGCCTTTGGAAACCGTGTTCATCTCCTGGTTTTCCGGCGGCGAGATTTTTCGCTCCGGCCTGACCTGGCGGCGCGGCGCTGGCAATATCTTCTACTTCCGTCCAGGTCATGAAACCTATCCGACCTATCATAACGAAACGATACAACAGGTGATCTCCAACGCGGTGAAATGGGCGTATAATCCGCGCCCGGCGCTGAAGAGCATTCATGACGCCCCGAATGTGCCGGTCGATCAGGCGCTCGAGCCGATCCAGGAACGGGGTCCGAAATTGCATAAGGCCGGGGAGGCCGGATATCGATGA
- a CDS encoding Gfo/Idh/MocA family protein: protein MNTPVRILILGTGGMANRHAIEFATNSDAQLVGAVDVDIAKVRGFALRHDIANTFTSLEDALAWGEFDAVANVTPDRVHYPTTLQLIAAGKHVFCEKPLAESFEKADEMARKANAAGLVNMVNLTYRNVAPVQKARQLVQAGEIGKVRHIEASYLQSWLVSKAWGDWATEDQWLWRLSTKHGSNGVLGDVGIHILDFASYGAATDVEHIFARLKTFEKAPGNRIGDYDLDANDSFTMTAEFSNGAIGVVHASRWATGHLNELRLRMHGDKGALEVIHTPTGNTLRACMGDDVEKGIWTELDAGTVATNYQRFVEAVLEGKTREPDFRHAADLQKVLDLAMVTELERREHSVRRVDAAPSLAAVSSR from the coding sequence ATGAACACACCCGTCCGTATTCTCATTCTCGGCACCGGCGGCATGGCGAACCGCCATGCCATAGAGTTTGCCACTAATAGCGACGCGCAATTGGTCGGCGCCGTCGATGTCGATATCGCCAAGGTGCGGGGCTTTGCGCTGCGCCATGATATCGCCAATACATTCACCTCGCTGGAGGACGCGCTTGCCTGGGGTGAGTTCGATGCCGTCGCCAATGTCACACCCGACCGGGTCCATTATCCGACGACACTGCAATTGATCGCGGCGGGCAAGCATGTGTTCTGCGAAAAGCCGCTGGCGGAAAGCTTTGAAAAAGCTGATGAGATGGCCCGCAAAGCCAATGCCGCCGGGCTGGTCAATATGGTCAACCTGACCTATCGCAATGTCGCGCCGGTACAGAAGGCCCGACAGCTGGTTCAGGCTGGAGAGATTGGCAAGGTCCGTCATATCGAGGCCTCCTATCTTCAAAGCTGGCTGGTGTCCAAGGCCTGGGGCGACTGGGCAACCGAGGACCAATGGCTCTGGCGGCTGTCCACCAAGCACGGCTCGAACGGGGTGCTGGGCGATGTCGGCATCCATATTCTCGATTTCGCCAGCTATGGCGCGGCAACCGATGTCGAACATATCTTCGCACGGTTGAAGACATTTGAGAAAGCGCCGGGCAACCGGATTGGTGACTATGATCTCGATGCCAATGACAGTTTCACCATGACGGCGGAATTCAGCAATGGCGCCATTGGCGTCGTACATGCCTCGCGCTGGGCGACCGGCCACCTCAATGAATTGCGCCTGCGCATGCATGGCGACAAGGGCGCATTGGAGGTGATCCACACGCCAACGGGCAATACATTGCGCGCCTGCATGGGCGACGATGTGGAAAAAGGCATCTGGACGGAACTGGATGCCGGCACCGTTGCCACCAATTACCAGCGCTTCGTCGAGGCGGTGCTGGAGGGCAAAACCCGCGAACCTGACTTCCGCCATGCGGCTGACCTGCAAAAAGTGCTGGATCTGGCCATGGTGACCGAGTTGGAGCGGCGCGAACATTCCGTTCGCCGTGTTGATGCGGCACCTTCGCTGGCTGCGGTATCATCAAGGTGA
- the dusA gene encoding tRNA dihydrouridine(20/20a) synthase DusA, whose protein sequence is MQQPLEPLKLGYRSHKVFAVAPMIDWTDTFCRRFHRLLTRHALLYTEMIVADAILHGKRDRLLAFDASEHPLALQLGGSDPHKLAEAVRIANDWGYDEINLNVGCPSDRVQAGTFGACLMREPQTVEACIKAMKAASTVPVTVKCRIGVDDQEPGDVLPDFIKRMIGAGADALWIHARKAWLQGLSPKENRDIPPLDYPLVHLMKQENPDLFLGINGGITDLDQASAHLQVMDGVMVGRAAYNNATMLTEVDARIYGEPVKTSSMDLVRDTMMDYAARHIAEGGRLVHLTRHMVGLFQGYAGARRFRQILSADAPKPGAGPDVIAAAFAAVDIDAGPVRAA, encoded by the coding sequence ATGCAACAGCCGCTTGAGCCGCTGAAACTCGGCTATCGCTCCCATAAAGTCTTCGCTGTCGCCCCGATGATCGACTGGACGGACACATTCTGCCGGCGGTTCCACCGTTTGCTGACCCGCCATGCGCTGCTCTATACGGAAATGATCGTTGCCGATGCCATTCTTCATGGCAAGCGGGATCGCCTGCTGGCTTTTGACGCCAGCGAGCACCCGCTGGCATTGCAACTTGGCGGTTCCGATCCGCATAAGCTGGCGGAAGCCGTGCGGATTGCCAATGACTGGGGCTATGACGAAATCAACCTGAATGTTGGCTGTCCATCCGACCGAGTCCAGGCCGGGACCTTCGGCGCCTGCCTGATGCGCGAACCGCAAACCGTCGAGGCCTGTATCAAGGCGATGAAAGCGGCTTCCACCGTTCCCGTCACCGTCAAATGCCGGATCGGCGTCGACGACCAGGAACCGGGTGATGTTCTGCCGGATTTCATCAAACGGATGATCGGCGCTGGGGCGGACGCCCTGTGGATTCATGCACGCAAGGCCTGGCTTCAAGGACTTAGCCCGAAGGAAAACCGTGACATTCCGCCGTTGGATTATCCGCTGGTTCACCTGATGAAACAGGAGAACCCGGATCTATTCCTTGGGATCAATGGCGGTATTACCGATCTGGATCAGGCCAGCGCGCATTTGCAGGTCATGGATGGTGTTATGGTCGGCCGTGCCGCCTATAACAATGCAACGATGCTGACCGAAGTCGATGCTCGCATTTATGGCGAACCCGTCAAGACTTCCAGCATGGACCTCGTTCGCGACACGATGATGGACTACGCCGCCAGGCATATCGCCGAGGGTGGACGTCTGGTGCATCTGACTCGCCATATGGTCGGGCTGTTTCAGGGCTATGCCGGAGCGCGGCGCTTTCGCCAGATCCTTTCGGCAGACGCACCGAAACCAGGGGCTGGTCCTGATGTGATCGCCGCCGCCTTTGCTGCGGTGGATATCGATGCCGGTCCTGTGCGGGCCGCCTGA
- a CDS encoding GntR family transcriptional regulator: MDDKTVDTEKPIHRRGYGVSTVYETLRNEIIELTLAPGSPVDEQQLSDRFSLSRTPIREALVRLAAEGLITTLTNRATIVSSIDFLGLSEFFDALTLMYRVTTRLAALNHTPDHIEQILRFQEVFAEAVERRDVLAMIASNRDFHVAIAKAGKNRYYEDLFTRLLDEGRRILRLYYSSFNDVLPRQYVTEHEDMIQAIIERDADRADALATAHADQIVRQIRSYITADGRQTVNLKL; the protein is encoded by the coding sequence TTGGACGATAAAACGGTCGACACGGAAAAACCAATCCACAGGCGTGGCTATGGAGTCTCGACAGTCTATGAGACTTTGCGCAATGAAATCATTGAGCTGACGCTGGCGCCCGGCAGTCCTGTCGATGAGCAGCAACTGTCCGACCGCTTTTCCCTGTCGCGCACGCCGATCCGCGAAGCACTGGTACGGCTTGCAGCCGAAGGCCTGATCACCACGCTGACCAACCGCGCCACCATCGTCTCTTCCATCGACTTTCTAGGCCTCTCGGAATTTTTCGATGCGCTGACCTTGATGTACCGGGTGACGACACGGCTTGCCGCGCTCAACCACACGCCTGATCATATCGAGCAGATCCTCCGTTTCCAGGAGGTTTTTGCGGAGGCAGTCGAGCGGCGCGATGTGCTGGCAATGATCGCCAGCAATCGGGATTTCCACGTCGCCATCGCGAAGGCCGGCAAAAACCGCTATTACGAGGATCTCTTCACGCGATTGCTGGATGAGGGCCGCCGGATTCTCCGGCTCTATTATTCGTCCTTCAACGATGTGCTGCCAAGGCAATATGTCACCGAGCATGAAGACATGATCCAGGCAATCATCGAGCGTGATGCTGATCGCGCCGATGCGCTGGCTACAGCCCATGCCGACCAGATTGTGCGGCAGATCCGCTCCTATATCACCGCCGATGGAAGACAGACCGTAAATCTCAAGCTTTGA